From Impatiens glandulifera chromosome 7, dImpGla2.1, whole genome shotgun sequence:
AGTTGACAAAGATGTTGAGATTTCAAAGATTAGATTTATGGTAAAAAATGTCATGACCATCAAGAATGTaatttgaaaactaaatttttattcttatttctattgatttgggttatttgagaacCTAGATTTTAtggattagttttttttttttttttttttttattttaaattaaaaaaatcatatatatatatatatttaaatttgtgacACGGACTTCGAAATTTGGGCAGCTTATCCATATGTAAGaaaaccttaatttttttatatcttaagttttaatttaaaaaaatggttaaaaaatatttttggtgagattacataattaaataatatatatttttattttgacctCTGTTAGGGTgcttatcatatttttttattagatggGTTGCCTCGGTCAGGTACACACTCAAGATTCGATAGTGGggtaaacttaaaaaaaattaggatgaacttaaataaataaagagaaaattttaaataaaataaataaataaaagtaaattttatcattatttaataattaaataaacaaaataataaattctatttatttttttaaaaaattaggatataatatcacattttaattttttttttcgggaTGAAATTCAGACCACCTACATAGATCCGTCCCTTACCTCAGTAATAATTCtggttatatttgatttataaattttggtttatttgttttattgtaAAACTTGATTATGTTATTTGActtttatccaaattaattattctttagttatatttagtgataatattttgtgtgagtttgatcattcttaaactacttaaaacaatttatttgtgtAGTAAAgtaattgtttataatttaattcagaACGCATGtatgatataataatttaaaaagttattgaTATCACATTAAAGTTATTTCAtgtaattagttttattttttcaataaattagttTCATACTTAAGTAACCCCACTACCCTTTATTGGTACTAAcactatatttgtttattttttatttatttcctagACTTCAATCATCTATAAATGAGAATACTAATTTATATGTTCTAAAGTAAAAAAACAACCTATTAATATGTGAAGACTCTTAATTCAATAGTAACATGTCATCATTCATGAGTTTCCTAGAAAATGGAGtagtattgttttttaattttttatatatatatatatatatatatatatatatatatatatatatatatatatatatatatatatatatatatatatatatatatatatatatatatatatgatttccATCAATTTACAATGACTCATCAAAGTGTGATAAAAGTGATGGGCTTCAATCCATCACTATTGGGCCTCCTATTTAGAAGTCCAAACAACTCCAGTAGTAGTTTACTAGTTCCTTTCAACAAGTTTCACTCAATGAAAGATAGATTTACAtgttaatcttttaaaaaataaaatatggttgaaatataattttccCAAAACAATGAAATGGGTAAAAAGTAGtgctaatttatttatttctttctaaattTATGAAGctaaaaatctttattttaagttttaacttaTAACtttcaaaatgagaataaactTATGAACTTTAATCTATTAGCCATCAATTCCTATCACTTAAATCATagtcttaaatttatattttagaagcAGTGAGattttcattaatcaaatcaataacataaaaaaaaaacagcaaaCACAATATTCTTCTTTCACTGTAAGTTTTAAAAACAACTTTCCTCAATAAAGCTTCCATTACCGGGATATTCTTAAACTCCCCGAGGTCTTAAGTTCGTCAGGCGTCAAATTCTACGCCCAATTAAATGGTTAAGGTTATAtgcttaatccgttgtcccatttttatttttaaaagaactCCACCATCAATTTGCGCGCCTTCTGACTATACTGAAAATCCTGCTTCATATTCGGGTTGCATTTGTCTAGTCCCACAATTGTCCTAGGAAAAGAAACAACTTCTTATCCTTCAAGTAGTGAATCTGAATATTCTGTTATTGGGGATACATTCATTACTTTACTTGGGGAGTTAAAGAGTTCTCACATCTTCATCATTGGTTCTATTTATAGTGCAATCAATTACATTGATGCAAGTTTTGTATTTGTCTTGTAGAGTTTGAATTGTTAACAATAGAATTTATTAATGAGATAGAGAAAATTTAAAGCACATGCAAACTTGAACAAAATAGATTAGAACAAcatgaacaacaacaacaacaagaacATTATaagaaagacaaaaaaaaatacaaaacagGAAAGGATAGAAATCATCAACCTAATGACAATGATCAATCATGATGATCTAATAGAACATGCATGAGTCATTTGGTTAATGAGATAAATATGAAAACAATGCAATGAAAGAAGAatcattcatcatcatcaacatcttcatccaaCGTAACCCTCTGGCTTGGCTGCAATGAAGGAGATGCACTGGACTTGACGCTTGTTGTCGAATCCAATGATACGAACGAACGCGGATGGGTAAGCCTTCTTGGCTTCGGCCAATTCCTTTAGCACTTGACTCGAGTCTGTGCACCCGAACATGGGCAATTTCCACATTGTCCAGTATCTTCCATCATAGTATCCGGGTGAACTGTTGTATTCTCTGTGCACGAATCCGTTCAATTCCTGtatgataattaatttgaacACCAAAAACCCTAAATTAGTTAACataatctaataattaaaaatgaaaaattctcAAAGATTTAACCTCCAATTGGAACTCTAGGCAAGGAACCCAGTTGTTGCGAAGAAGGTAGTCCACTTCCTTGGCCAATTGTTCTTCTGTTAGTGGTGGCAAGTAAGACAATGTCTCGAACTTCTTCAAACCAGTTGTTGGCCACACCTGAAAACacaaaaaatgttattttgtgACTAGGGTTTTGTTTATATGATGACAGAAGACATATACCTGGATGCACTGAACTCTTCCTCCATTGTTGGTGATGGAAGTGACATCGTTTTCAACCTTTCTGGTTTGTGGGAAAGTGGCTAAGGATTTCAAGCCAGTGAAGGGTGCAACACGGGTGACTGAAGCAACTGCTGCAGCGGCAGAGACCATGGAGGTAGAAGCAGCCATGTTCTTAGCTTCTTCTTTCGATGAAGCTTctttggttggttggttggtttaGTTGTTTAAGAAGATGATATGTTTCAGTGGAGAGGATGAGCTTTGATGGATGATTCAGTGGATTTATAGGAACATCTTCTATCATATCATGCTTACAATTTCATTGGTCTCAAATTCTCTTGAGGGTTTTGGACATTTTGGACCATAGGATTTACAAGGGGCCTTATCGGTTTGGATCTACTATTTGGTACTGCCACGTCTACAATATTAAAACGTTACCTTATCTCTCAATCTTAAGGAGGGAGGGAGGGAGCCCTTCATTTTTCACTGCCAAATCTAAACCATCATCATATCCTCCTATGCTGTAActtatatctttttattttcaaattttcaatttttaaataataattgtaatttatattttgtaaaattaaaaataaatggtgTTTTGGGCACCCCCATCTTCCATGTCTTTAGCAAGAAAGATTTCATGACAGTATGCTAGGCTACAATGGGTTCTTTAAAAGAGGAATGTAAAGGAGATGAATCTACTGTTCATGTAATTTTGGTGAGGTAGATGAACATAATGGGATGAGCTTTTTAGCCATTCTTGACCAAGgtgtattgatttttttttttttttttttttttaatttaattggagTTATTCTTGATTTCTTTGTAAGAATCTCATAGTTCTGTCCCACCcctcaattattaattttttttgaatataattGGTGATTTTTGTAtctccttttatttatttatttatttattgatgtttattataatattttataattcatgATGAGTGTCACatctcaaaataaattttgaaaatatgtgtatatataggataaatatgaatgaatatcttattaaaaaatcatgTACGTTGTGGATTCGTCACCCAGATTGAACTAAGAATATTGTCGAGCTGcgtaatattttcttttaaccACTCATTTCCATTTTTAGCCGTGTTAGTTAATTTATGTTAACCATGTTATAATTGAATGAATATTCTAGGTCCAAAATAGTCTTTAAGTCTAGAATGAAAGACATGGGCTGGAAAACTTCTTAAAATAGGCTAAAGTGAGTGAAGAAATAATGTGATATGTCaagtttgtttttgaaaaaggCCAACTTTCAGCTTCTAatcaattcatttatcaattttaaaattacgGTTTAATTCTTAGTTTCATTTCTAAATCTTGTAACAATATTCTTTATGGGATACGAACACCAAGTATTGGTAATCGAGCGAGGATAACTGCACTAACTTTTTCAATGAATGATCATCATACTTCACCATCATCAATAGATGGATGATGAACTTGGTTAATTTGAGATAGGTTAAACTTGGCTTAGCATTGTTGATGGGATCCACAAGAAATGATGAACTAGTTACTCGATCTCTTACAATAGTGTCTCATATGTTTActagatttttattttgtttgattgctCATTGATTAAATTTCGTATGACATTTGTAGAGACGTGTTACACCATtgtcacaatttattttatttattatttttttttttttatgttttaatattttcataaattaaaagcCATgtttaaaacacaaaatatcaCGAGTTCAATTTTCACTTAAATCACTTTAAGTTGAATGAATGATCATTCTAACCTCccaaatttaacaaataaaagttACGTCAGCTAGATCGATGAGATTGATaagaactaaaaaaattattttagttttaatatatgaaatatgtCTATTGAGATTAACATgattttataactatttatttatgttaaaaatagaaattggattaatttatgtatatatatgagagatatAGATGTTTGCAAGGTGGATTATTGTAAACTTTAGCCCAATGAGATGTGAATATAATCTTACAAATATGATTTATGTaatttagatttcttataatGAATAAAGTGAAGAAAAAGACAAATGTCCCGTAGTCATTTCGAATTGATATGTGGAACCACATTAAGCTCTAGATCTCTTTTTGAACGTTTCATGAATGTCATTTCAATATTGACATTATCAACTACGACCTTTCCTAATTAGAAACTTCAAATCAAGCTAATAATGAGatcaaacaagttaaaataCCAAACCAAGTAAGTAGATATAGGAAGATGGAGTTGTTcaatttaagtttatattttttccaacacattttttttttatgaattcttGCATTTATTTCAGAATTTTACTTATAAGATCTTGGTAATATCTCATAATACAAGTCTTACAagtacataataaaataaaataaagataaaacaaaaaaatgtcatatataGAAGATCTTCTTTCAAACACAAAATGACATCTCTTACcaaaatgtatgtttttttctcttatcttcGAAGAAATTTCTCTTGTGTTATAATTTAGTTACTAATGttggattaatttataattaattcaataattattgggtctttaatgcaatatttatagtgttgctattatgtaataaacctaaactaaagtGATCAAATACGATAATAAGGAGGTTTATGGGGTACGTAGGTTATGAAGTAAATGCGTAGAGAccaaaagattatttaaatatatatatgagaggtCGATCTACACAGTGCTACACTAGATCAGACCCATCAAACTTAATTTCTGTCGATTGGTATTAGTAGAGTTACGACATTCAGTAGGTAAGACATCTCTCTCGTCTCCCAATCGACATAGAGGATTCACAAAGTGAGAAATCCCAAAGTGAAGTTAAGGGTTGTGCTAGATTGAAAGATCCATCAACCAAAATTCATCCCTAGGACAATCAAGAACAATGGAAACTAAATGTATGTTCCGCTTCTAATAATTGAATTGATCTATCATCTCAAATTCCTTGTTTATCATTTGATGactatttaaagtttatataaaatattattagatttgatttataaaatgtaaccactcatatttaaaattagatataattcaaattagatgatcaaatatttcattataacAGTAATTTCAATGAGTTAGGAATTAAATtgtgatgaaaaaaataaataaattttaaaagacaATTTAAGTTGACGAATTAGTAGTTAAAGaacaacatttttatataagattattaGGGTATACTCAACTTGATAATTGATCATCATTTGAGAACAACATTTTTATAGGTTGCAAGAAAATGTGTTCGATAAAACCTGGATGACTTGATGAAATGAGGAGACATTGACTACTTTTATGTTGATGCAATTCAGTGGGAGCCTAGTGAGACTGTTCAAAAAATTCTTCTTTAGTATATTGTCATCACAaatacattcttagttaacttACCATATGCTTTACAAGAAATCATACCCCATTTTCAACTTCATATGCCACTTTGGcataaacaaaattgaataatattactATATCTTATAAAGaatctcttaaaaaaatagagaaattgaaGATAGATAAAAGTGGTTGTTTATACAAATATAACTTGAATGTGAATTATAATTTGTGCTTATTCGATTTAAAAAATGAGGTCACAAGGGGGTTAAGCACATAGTCCGcaaacacttaaccatttaactagacgCAGAATTTGCTGCTTGATGTGCTCGGATCTAGGACCTCTTAAGGAGG
This genomic window contains:
- the LOC124945233 gene encoding ribulose bisphosphate carboxylase small subunit 1A, chloroplastic-like is translated as MAASTSMVSAAAAVASVTRVAPFTGLKSLATFPQTRKVENDVTSITNNGGRVQCIQVWPTTGLKKFETLSYLPPLTEEQLAKEVDYLLRNNWVPCLEFQLEELNGFVHREYNSSPGYYDGRYWTMWKLPMFGCTDSSQVLKELAEAKKAYPSAFVRIIGFDNKRQVQCISFIAAKPEGYVG